Proteins encoded in a region of the Candidatus Nanosynbacter sp. HMT-352 genome:
- a CDS encoding cell division FtsA domain-containing protein — translation MALKDMLKKSDKDSRELLVSLDIGTEVVKALIAEVKDDELKIIGVGRKQQEMGDMHSGAIADIAGVVANCEEALSEAEDQAGVQGKRVVIGIAGELVKGVTNTIRYRRPQPNKPLDIDEMEFIIEKVQERAQGKAQAQIALETGNEDVEVKLVNSALVSIHIDGYKVSNPIGFQGRDVAVQIYTAFAPMVHIGALEKVADELALDLVAVAAEPFAVSRSVLGSDTDSNFTAILADIGGGTTDIAVVNDGGVEGTKMFGIGGRSFTRTIAADLDLSFKDAEKLKLNIDNENLRPSVKKKVDIAIDKTLEVWLSGVELALSDFDNVDYLPNRILLCGGGSSLQKVTEALKIRRWPEDLPFTKKPVVQYINPSDITGIIDETGDISDHTFVTAMGLLRVGYDTIIGSQDGNSLVEKVNRLLKI, via the coding sequence ATGGCATTGAAAGACATGTTAAAGAAGTCTGATAAAGATAGTCGAGAACTATTGGTTAGCTTAGATATTGGTACGGAAGTGGTTAAGGCGTTGATCGCCGAAGTTAAAGACGACGAGCTGAAGATTATCGGCGTTGGTCGAAAACAGCAGGAAATGGGCGATATGCACAGTGGTGCAATTGCTGATATTGCTGGTGTTGTGGCGAACTGCGAAGAGGCTCTGTCTGAAGCTGAAGATCAAGCCGGTGTTCAGGGTAAGCGAGTTGTTATTGGTATTGCGGGTGAACTAGTTAAGGGTGTTACGAATACTATTCGCTATCGTAGGCCGCAGCCAAATAAGCCATTAGATATTGATGAGATGGAATTTATCATTGAGAAGGTTCAGGAGCGAGCTCAGGGAAAAGCTCAGGCTCAAATTGCGCTAGAAACTGGCAATGAAGATGTAGAGGTGAAATTAGTCAATTCTGCTCTGGTGAGTATTCATATTGACGGCTATAAAGTCTCAAATCCGATCGGTTTTCAGGGACGAGATGTGGCTGTACAGATCTACACAGCATTTGCTCCGATGGTTCACATTGGCGCGTTAGAAAAGGTTGCTGATGAGCTGGCGTTAGATTTGGTGGCTGTGGCTGCTGAGCCATTTGCGGTGAGTAGGAGTGTTTTGGGATCGGATACGGATAGCAATTTCACGGCGATTCTAGCGGACATTGGTGGTGGCACGACGGATATTGCAGTTGTTAATGACGGCGGAGTCGAAGGCACAAAGATGTTTGGTATTGGTGGACGAAGTTTCACTAGAACTATCGCGGCCGACCTGGATTTAAGCTTCAAAGATGCAGAAAAGTTGAAGCTGAATATTGATAATGAGAATTTGAGGCCTAGCGTAAAGAAGAAAGTTGACATAGCGATCGATAAGACTTTGGAGGTTTGGCTATCGGGCGTTGAATTAGCGCTGAGTGATTTTGATAATGTTGACTATTTGCCTAATAGGATTTTACTGTGCGGCGGCGGATCGAGCTTGCAGAAAGTTACCGAAGCTCTGAAAATTCGACGCTGGCCAGAGGATTTGCCTTTTACTAAGAAACCTGTGGTTCAGTATATTAATCCGAGTGATATTACAGGGATAATCGATGAAACTGGAGATATTAGTGATCACACATTTGTAACAGCAATGGGCTTGTTGCGAGTTGGATATGATACAATTATCGGTAGTCAGGACGGTAATAGTTTAGTTGAAAAAGTAAATAGGTTGTTAAAGATTTAA
- a CDS encoding alanine--tRNA ligase yields MNAQKIRSKYLEFYKKQGHAVVERAPLILTNDPTTLFTGAGMQPMIPYLLGETHPEGKRIADSQTCLRAQDIDDIGDNRHTTFFEMLGNWSLGDYFKEEQIGWMWTFLTEEIGLDPQRLYVTCFIGAPEYNIDKDVEAAKLWQKKFAEKGIDAKMADIGSEEQGAARGVNPGERIFFYDGSKNWWSRNGGPETTPVGDPCGPDSEMFYEFDFIEHDPKFGENCHPNCDCGRFMEIGNNVFMAYKKVAEGQFEPLDKPNIDHGSGLERIAAAANNDPDVFKISLLWPIIEKLQDLSGKDYASHTESMRVIADHLRAATFMAVDGCVPSNKEQGYVMRRLLRRAIRYSFDLGIEQNFLQEVVPTIADLYEADFPEVKNNRDNIIAVLVKEEKAFRQTLRKGLRQMQRYVDDGLTGEELFTLYDTFGFPVELSTEEAYKQGIKLSDNWREEFTAKMNEQRQRSKTARKGQFSGGLEGHDSIHLKYHTATHLLGAALRKVLNAPDLQQHGSNITADRLRFDFNHDKLTPEEKQAVEDQVNAWIDEDLPVSFAVYPTGEALNMGAIGAFGERYGDKVKVYSIGKDDNIVSFEVCGGPHVEHTGVLSEDGKRFKITKEESSSAGIRRIKAVLR; encoded by the coding sequence ATGAATGCCCAAAAAATACGTAGTAAATATCTTGAATTTTATAAAAAACAGGGTCACGCCGTTGTTGAGCGTGCGCCGTTGATTTTAACTAATGACCCGACGACTTTATTTACGGGCGCCGGAATGCAGCCGATGATTCCGTACTTGCTTGGTGAGACGCATCCCGAAGGTAAGAGAATTGCCGATTCTCAAACGTGTTTGCGAGCGCAGGACATCGACGACATTGGCGATAATCGTCATACGACATTTTTTGAGATGCTTGGAAACTGGAGTTTGGGCGACTATTTTAAGGAAGAACAAATTGGTTGGATGTGGACGTTTTTGACTGAGGAAATTGGTCTTGATCCGCAGAGATTGTATGTAACGTGTTTTATTGGTGCGCCGGAATATAATATCGATAAAGATGTTGAAGCGGCTAAATTGTGGCAGAAAAAGTTTGCAGAAAAGGGCATTGATGCAAAGATGGCGGATATCGGCAGCGAAGAGCAGGGAGCGGCGCGTGGTGTAAATCCAGGTGAAAGAATTTTCTTTTATGACGGCAGCAAAAACTGGTGGAGTCGCAATGGCGGTCCAGAAACTACTCCGGTTGGTGATCCGTGTGGTCCGGATAGTGAGATGTTTTATGAGTTTGATTTCATTGAGCATGATCCAAAATTTGGTGAAAATTGTCATCCGAATTGCGATTGTGGTCGATTTATGGAGATTGGTAATAACGTATTTATGGCGTACAAAAAAGTTGCTGAGGGGCAATTTGAACCACTCGATAAGCCAAATATTGATCATGGATCTGGACTTGAGCGAATCGCGGCTGCAGCAAATAATGATCCTGACGTCTTTAAGATTAGTTTGCTCTGGCCGATTATTGAAAAACTGCAAGATCTGAGTGGCAAGGATTATGCTTCACATACCGAAAGTATGCGAGTGATTGCTGATCATTTGAGGGCTGCGACGTTTATGGCGGTTGATGGGTGTGTGCCAAGTAATAAAGAGCAAGGCTATGTGATGCGTCGTCTGCTCCGTCGGGCAATTCGCTATAGTTTTGATTTGGGAATCGAGCAGAATTTCCTGCAAGAAGTTGTGCCGACGATTGCTGATTTGTATGAAGCCGATTTTCCAGAGGTGAAGAATAATCGCGACAATATAATTGCTGTCCTTGTTAAGGAGGAGAAGGCTTTTCGTCAGACTTTGAGAAAAGGTTTGCGACAAATGCAACGCTACGTTGACGATGGCTTGACTGGTGAAGAATTGTTCACTTTGTACGACACTTTCGGTTTCCCGGTGGAACTCAGTACGGAAGAGGCGTATAAACAAGGAATTAAGCTTTCGGACAATTGGCGCGAGGAATTTACCGCGAAAATGAATGAGCAACGACAGCGCTCTAAGACGGCTCGCAAGGGGCAATTTAGCGGTGGCCTGGAAGGTCATGATTCTATTCATCTGAAATATCACACGGCGACGCATTTGTTGGGCGCGGCGTTACGTAAGGTTTTGAATGCGCCAGATTTACAGCAGCACGGAAGTAATATTACTGCCGATCGATTACGCTTTGATTTTAATCACGACAAATTGACGCCAGAAGAAAAACAGGCCGTCGAAGATCAAGTTAATGCTTGGATTGATGAAGATTTGCCAGTTAGCTTTGCTGTTTATCCTACAGGCGAGGCGCTAAATATGGGTGCAATTGGTGCATTCGGTGAGCGTTACGGTGATAAAGTTAAGGTGTATTCTATTGGCAAGGATGATAATATCGTCAGCTTTGAAGTCTGCGGCGGTCCACACGTCGAACACACTGGAGTTCTATCTGAAGATGGCAAGCGATTCAAAATCACCAAAGAAGAATCTAGCTCGGCTGGAATTCGTCGAATCAAGGCTGTTTTAAGATAG
- the rpsP gene encoding 30S ribosomal protein S16: MLAIRLQRLGRKGYPVYRLAVQEAHRHPSSGRVVAYVGSYNPHTKESNIQVELVQKYLDNGAQPTPRVVKLLKEAGVKLPKWVKEVSADKHKAIRNPEKLRKNQPKEEPAE, encoded by the coding sequence ATGCTAGCAATTCGTTTGCAACGTTTGGGTCGCAAAGGTTATCCAGTATATCGTTTGGCGGTACAAGAAGCACATCGTCATCCATCAAGCGGTCGTGTAGTCGCTTATGTCGGTAGCTACAACCCACACACTAAAGAATCAAATATCCAAGTTGAATTGGTTCAGAAATATTTGGACAATGGCGCACAGCCAACACCACGCGTAGTTAAGTTATTGAAAGAAGCTGGCGTTAAATTGCCAAAGTGGGTTAAGGAAGTTTCTGCTGATAAGCACAAAGCTATCCGTAATCCAGAAAAACTTCGCAAGAATCAACCAAAAGAAGAGCCAGCTGAATAA
- the mnmA gene encoding tRNA 2-thiouridine(34) synthase MnmA — protein MSKKVFVGMSGGVDSSVAAALLVEQGYDVTGVYMKNWSEDLPGMHCPWAEDVADAKRVAVGLGIDFRVFDFQKEYKQNVVDYMIREYQAGRTPNPDIMCNQEVKFKIFLEASLAAGADYIATGHYARVAHESSSSAKLLRARDDNKDQTYFLYRVTSEALSKTIFPLGDFTKAEVREMAKERGLWTASKKESMGICFVGQVGIREFLSEYVKTAPGNIIDQQTGSVVGKHDGAIFYTLGQRHGLNVGGGLPYYVVGKDMEKNEVYVSRSIDNESLWRKELRLADVHWINQAPHKDRNVQVRLRHRGALFDAKIDGDIVHLSASERAVAAGQSAVIYDGDECLGGGIVKTD, from the coding sequence ATGAGTAAGAAAGTTTTTGTCGGTATGTCTGGTGGCGTAGATTCATCTGTAGCTGCGGCGCTATTGGTCGAGCAAGGCTATGACGTGACAGGAGTTTATATGAAGAACTGGTCGGAAGATCTTCCTGGAATGCATTGTCCGTGGGCGGAAGATGTTGCTGACGCTAAGCGTGTGGCGGTTGGTTTGGGCATTGATTTTCGAGTTTTTGATTTCCAGAAAGAATATAAGCAAAACGTTGTCGATTACATGATTCGCGAATATCAAGCGGGTCGCACGCCAAACCCAGATATTATGTGTAATCAAGAAGTGAAGTTTAAGATATTTTTGGAGGCTTCGTTGGCGGCTGGAGCGGATTATATCGCCACGGGGCATTATGCGCGCGTTGCGCATGAATCGTCTTCGTCGGCTAAATTGTTACGCGCCCGTGATGATAATAAAGACCAAACCTACTTCTTATATCGAGTGACTTCGGAAGCTTTGTCAAAAACCATATTTCCGTTGGGTGATTTTACTAAGGCGGAAGTTCGCGAAATGGCGAAAGAGCGTGGTTTGTGGACGGCTAGTAAAAAGGAATCGATGGGAATTTGTTTTGTTGGGCAAGTTGGAATTCGCGAGTTTTTGTCGGAATATGTTAAAACTGCGCCAGGAAATATTATTGATCAACAGACGGGATCTGTCGTCGGTAAGCATGACGGCGCAATTTTCTATACACTCGGTCAGCGTCATGGGCTGAATGTTGGTGGCGGACTACCTTATTATGTTGTGGGCAAGGATATGGAGAAAAATGAGGTTTACGTGTCGCGCTCGATTGATAATGAAAGTTTGTGGCGAAAAGAACTTAGGCTGGCGGATGTTCATTGGATTAATCAAGCGCCGCATAAAGATAGGAATGTGCAAGTTCGGCTGCGTCATCGAGGCGCTTTATTCGACGCGAAAATTGACGGAGATATTGTGCACCTTTCTGCTTCGGAGCGTGCCGTAGCCGCGGGTCAATCTGCGGTAATATATGACGGTGATGAATGTTTGGGTGGCGGAATCGTGAAAACAGATTGA
- a CDS encoding YdcF family protein, giving the protein MIHKLVGLMIFAALVIFGLSAYLSPNDLGKCQSVGEGDCRKADAIVVVSGGDTNARTDEAIKLYKEGWAPLIVVSGAAADKTGPSNAKAMYQRAINSGVPEKAIVMDESSETTRQNATEVKKIVDSRKIEDVILVTSGYHMRRAQLEFSAQFDDVKVRSHPVSSDKNWSSLWWLTPWGWWLAMGELMRIGLFAMGLSR; this is encoded by the coding sequence ATGATCCATAAATTAGTTGGCTTAATGATTTTTGCTGCTTTGGTGATTTTTGGGCTTAGCGCGTATTTATCGCCGAATGATTTGGGAAAATGCCAAAGTGTAGGCGAAGGCGATTGTCGTAAGGCGGATGCAATAGTTGTTGTCAGCGGTGGCGATACGAATGCGCGAACTGACGAGGCTATTAAACTGTATAAAGAAGGTTGGGCACCGTTGATCGTTGTGTCGGGCGCGGCGGCCGATAAAACTGGACCGTCCAACGCTAAGGCTATGTATCAACGAGCGATTAACAGCGGCGTTCCAGAGAAAGCCATTGTTATGGACGAGTCTTCCGAAACGACCAGACAAAACGCCACTGAGGTGAAGAAGATTGTCGATTCACGAAAAATTGAAGATGTGATTTTGGTGACGAGTGGATATCATATGCGTCGGGCGCAACTCGAATTTTCAGCGCAATTTGACGATGTGAAAGTTCGAAGCCATCCAGTATCTTCCGATAAAAACTGGAGTTCGTTGTGGTGGTTGACGCCGTGGGGTTGGTGGCTAGCTATGGGCGAATTAATGAGAATTGGGCTATTTGCTATGGGGTTGTCTAGATGA
- a CDS encoding cysteine desulfurase family protein: MNKDYIYLDHAAATPMDPLVIEAMLPYFSEKFFNPSSPYAPAIFTKREYQDAKARLARCLGVMADELIMTAGATESVNLAFNAANGVSLISAIEHDSVINSAKARSEVKLIPPMKNGRIDPNTVKKMLTPDVGFVSIALVNHELGYIQPIEEIAEIVKAERLRRQENNEPLPLIFHTDASQAAALIDVKIKRLGVDLLTLSAAKVYGPKQVGLLWVRPGVTLKANIFGGGQELGLRSGTENVAGVVGFATALELAQKRRSAEVKRLRKLRENLVKDLRQTFPEMLISSDMKKSLVSFLNISFSGIDAERLVFLLESRGVLVATGSACAANSGTRSHVLASVGLSESEIDGSLRLTLGKLNNDENIKRAGEFIIEAVQAEMKRARR; encoded by the coding sequence GTGAATAAAGACTACATTTATCTTGATCATGCTGCTGCTACACCAATGGATCCATTGGTGATTGAGGCGATGTTACCATATTTTTCTGAAAAGTTTTTCAATCCGTCTAGTCCGTACGCTCCAGCAATATTTACGAAGCGTGAATATCAAGACGCGAAGGCTCGGCTGGCGCGCTGCTTGGGTGTGATGGCTGATGAATTAATAATGACAGCTGGAGCAACTGAGTCTGTCAATTTGGCGTTCAATGCAGCAAATGGCGTAAGCTTAATTTCGGCAATTGAGCATGACTCGGTTATTAATTCCGCAAAAGCACGTTCGGAAGTGAAGTTAATTCCTCCAATGAAAAATGGACGAATAGATCCGAACACTGTTAAAAAAATGTTAACGCCAGATGTTGGATTTGTTAGTATTGCGCTAGTGAATCATGAGCTGGGCTACATCCAGCCAATTGAGGAGATTGCGGAAATTGTAAAAGCTGAGCGACTCAGGCGCCAAGAAAATAATGAACCTTTACCGTTGATTTTTCATACAGATGCTTCGCAGGCGGCGGCTTTAATTGACGTGAAAATTAAAAGGCTGGGCGTTGATTTATTGACATTATCTGCGGCGAAAGTTTACGGTCCAAAGCAAGTTGGACTGCTGTGGGTGCGACCTGGCGTTACGCTGAAAGCCAATATTTTTGGTGGTGGTCAAGAATTGGGTCTGCGTAGTGGAACTGAAAACGTTGCTGGCGTGGTTGGTTTTGCGACTGCTTTGGAATTGGCACAAAAACGACGTTCTGCTGAAGTGAAGCGACTGCGAAAGTTGCGGGAAAATTTGGTAAAAGATTTGAGGCAGACTTTTCCTGAGATGCTGATATCGTCAGATATGAAAAAAAGTTTGGTGAGTTTTTTGAACATATCATTTTCTGGAATTGACGCTGAAAGATTGGTGTTTTTATTAGAATCTCGTGGAGTTCTAGTGGCTACGGGCAGTGCTTGCGCGGCTAATTCTGGAACACGTTCTCATGTGCTAGCGAGTGTTGGCCTGAGCGAATCAGAGATTGACGGAAGTCTAAGGCTTACCTTAGGCAAGTTGAACAATGATGAGAATATAAAGCGAGCTGGCGAATTTATCATCGAAGCTGTACAGGCGGAAATGAAGAGGGCTCGTCGATGA
- a CDS encoding TatD family hydrolase translates to MNNSATEGLRLIDSHCHLHDTEFFTDNREQFYKETVEANIGMICVGTDQRSSRQAVEFAANHESTWAAIGVHPHDTKDGWGDVKTLLENKTKNSPIVAIGEIGLDYYYNNSPRETQIEGLEAQLQMAIDYDLPVSFHVRDGAKDQPSVWGDFWPIFDNFPGLRGVLHSFTDTRDNLEKGFSRNLYVGLNGISTFTKDQLQKELFASIPLERLLLETDAPFLTPAPFRGNINKPEYVRLVAEYWAKQRNIDFDVLSQATLHNTKELFGI, encoded by the coding sequence ATGAATAATAGTGCGACTGAGGGTTTACGTCTGATAGATTCGCATTGTCATTTGCACGATACGGAATTTTTTACGGACAATCGCGAGCAATTTTACAAAGAAACGGTCGAGGCGAATATTGGTATGATTTGTGTCGGTACTGACCAGAGAAGTAGCCGCCAAGCTGTGGAATTTGCCGCGAATCATGAGTCTACTTGGGCGGCAATTGGCGTTCATCCGCACGATACGAAAGATGGCTGGGGAGATGTCAAAACCTTGCTGGAGAATAAGACGAAAAATTCTCCGATTGTGGCAATTGGCGAGATTGGGCTCGATTATTATTACAATAACAGTCCGCGGGAAACACAAATTGAGGGCTTGGAGGCGCAACTTCAAATGGCAATAGATTATGATTTGCCAGTAAGTTTTCATGTTCGCGATGGTGCGAAGGATCAGCCGTCAGTTTGGGGTGATTTTTGGCCAATCTTCGATAATTTTCCTGGACTGCGCGGTGTTTTGCATAGTTTTACCGATACGCGCGACAATTTAGAAAAAGGTTTTTCGCGAAATTTGTACGTTGGACTTAATGGAATTAGCACATTCACAAAGGATCAATTGCAAAAAGAATTGTTCGCTTCAATCCCGCTGGAGCGATTATTGCTAGAAACTGACGCGCCATTCTTGACACCAGCGCCGTTTCGTGGTAATATAAACAAGCCAGAATATGTGAGATTGGTGGCTGAATATTGGGCAAAGCAGCGAAATATTGATTTTGATGTTTTAAGCCAAGCTACTCTTCACAACACAAAAGAACTTTTTGGCATTTGA